In Trueperaceae bacterium, the following proteins share a genomic window:
- a CDS encoding DUF4384 domain-containing protein, giving the protein MRRTLLAGLALAFLAGGCTVTFVGGEGVGGEGASAGVNGILAVFEPTRGPDATYRRGDDVAFSLRSRRDGYVTLSRLNPDGEVAVVARNLRVRAHRTEVLDGSRDGTRFVVGGPRGWHRVRASFSPEPASTATARLEGRFGEGDWTAALRLDLAPFEVTDVAETAFYVR; this is encoded by the coding sequence GTGCGGCGGACGCTGCTCGCCGGCCTCGCGCTGGCGTTCCTGGCCGGCGGCTGCACCGTGACGTTCGTCGGGGGTGAGGGTGTCGGCGGCGAGGGCGCCAGCGCCGGCGTGAACGGCATCCTCGCGGTGTTCGAGCCGACGCGGGGTCCGGACGCGACGTACCGGCGGGGGGACGACGTCGCCTTCTCGCTTCGTTCGCGCCGCGACGGGTACGTGACGTTGAGTCGCCTGAACCCCGACGGCGAGGTCGCCGTCGTCGCCCGCAACCTGCGGGTCCGGGCGCACCGCACGGAGGTGCTCGACGGGTCGCGGGACGGGACCCGGTTCGTGGTCGGCGGTCCGCGCGGCTGGCATCGGGTGCGGGCGAGCTTCTCGCCGGAGCCGGCGTCGACCGCCACCGCCCGCCTCGAGGGGCGGTTCGGGGAGGGCGACTGGACGGCGGCGTTGCGCCTGGACCTCGCGCCGTTCGAGGTGACCGACGTCGCCGAAACCGCGTTCTACGTGCGCTGA
- a CDS encoding YebC/PmpR family DNA-binding transcriptional regulator: MAGHNKWSQIKRKKAANDKQRGKIISKHIRAIQSAVREGGADPSSNLALKNALGGARADDVPADNIERAIERAQGGEGAAAFDAVAYEGYGAAGVAFLVEALTDNRNRTVAEVRHVFTKHGGNLSGSTAWQFEPIGALLVAPADEAIQEAAIDLGATDLEVQDDGMLSVTTAPTDLYAVADGLEAKGARVEAAQLTKEPQTLTAVDDADAAKVLRMIDALEELDDVQNVHTTADLSAVDDEVYAGGAS; encoded by the coding sequence TTGGCAGGTCACAACAAGTGGTCGCAGATCAAGCGCAAGAAGGCGGCCAACGACAAGCAACGCGGCAAGATCATCAGCAAGCACATCCGCGCCATCCAGAGCGCGGTGCGCGAGGGGGGCGCGGATCCGTCGTCCAACCTGGCGCTGAAGAACGCGCTCGGTGGCGCCCGCGCCGACGACGTCCCCGCCGACAACATCGAGCGCGCCATCGAAAGGGCGCAGGGCGGCGAGGGCGCCGCGGCGTTCGACGCCGTCGCGTACGAAGGGTACGGCGCGGCCGGCGTCGCGTTCCTCGTCGAGGCGTTGACCGACAACCGCAACCGCACCGTCGCGGAGGTCCGCCACGTCTTCACGAAGCACGGCGGGAACCTGTCGGGCTCCACCGCGTGGCAGTTCGAACCGATCGGTGCGTTGCTCGTCGCCCCCGCCGACGAGGCGATTCAGGAGGCGGCGATCGACCTCGGTGCGACCGACCTCGAGGTCCAGGACGACGGGATGCTCAGCGTCACGACCGCCCCCACCGACCTGTACGCCGTCGCCGACGGTCTCGAGGCGAAGGGCGCGCGGGTGGAGGCGGCGCAGCTCACGAAGGAACCCCAGACCCTGACCGCGGTCGACGACGCGGACGCCGCCAAGGTGCTCCGCATGATCGACGCGCTCGAGGAGCTCGACGACGTGCAGAACGTCCACACCACCGCCGACCTCTCGGCGGTGGACGACGAGGTCTACGCAGGAGGTGCTTCGTGA